The segment GCCGGGCACCCGGTGAGCCCCGGTCCCGGGTTTGATCAGGATCGGTGCCGGGAGCGGTGCCGGGCGACGTTCACCCGGTTGGCGCACGTCACCGAGCAGAACCGGCGGCGGCCGTTGCGGGACGTGTCGATGAAGGTCACCTCGCACCCCTGACGCTCGCAGCGCCCGAGCCGGTGCCCGCCCGCGCCGCAGACGGCGACCGCCAGCCCGCCGGCGGTTACGGCGCGTACGCGCGAGACCAGGTCGTCCACCTCGCCCTGATAGTGCAGGTGCGGCGGGTGGCCGTCGTGGGTGGCGATCCGGACCCGCGTGGTGCCGTCCACGAGCAGCGCGTTGACCAGGGCGATCTGGTGCTGTTGGTCACGTTCCCCGAAGACGGGGCGCAGCCGCTCGCACCACGCGGTGAGCTCGCGCGCCTGGTCCTCGTTCGGCTCCGGATCCCGGATGCGCTGCGCGGACAGGGCTTCCGCCAGTCCCGCGGGGCTGTGATCCACCACGTTGGCCAGTGCCGAGGCCAGTTCCGCCCCGTTCCCCCCGTAATGGTTGAACTGCATAAGGGCATTACACCATGCTCGGCCACGACAGCGGAGAAATACGCTCCTTCGGGGGAAATGTCGGTTTGGGGTCGGGTGTCGTGGATATCG is part of the Spiractinospora alimapuensis genome and harbors:
- a CDS encoding CGNR zinc finger domain-containing protein, whose protein sequence is MQFNHYGGNGAELASALANVVDHSPAGLAEALSAQRIRDPEPNEDQARELTAWCERLRPVFGERDQQHQIALVNALLVDGTTRVRIATHDGHPPHLHYQGEVDDLVSRVRAVTAGGLAVAVCGAGGHRLGRCERQGCEVTFIDTSRNGRRRFCSVTCANRVNVARHRSRHRS